In Heyndrickxia vini, the sequence TCTAAGTCTTTTCCTTCACCTACATCTATGCCTAATGCAATGACATCATAACCATATTTTTCTTGTAACCATTTAATTGAAACAGATGTATCTAATCCACCTGAATAAGCTAGAACAATTTTTTCTTTTGCCATGTCTATCTCTCCTTTGCATAAATAATTATATACATGTATTTTTATTCATGTCAATCAAAAAAATAGAAATGACTATTCTTTTTGTAAAGTATCTCCCATTAATACTTTTAATATCGCTTTTTGAGCATGAAGTCGATTTTCCGCTTCGTCAAATACAACTGAATGTGGTCCATCAATTATTTTCGCAGCTACTTCTTCTCCTCGATGTGCGGGTAGGCAATGAAGAAAAATAAAATTTTTATTCGCATATTTGCATAAGTTCTCATTTATTTGATATGATTTAAAATCATTTAATCGTTGGTTACTTTCTTTTTCCTGCCCCATGCTTGCAAACACATCTGTGACAACAATATCTGCGTTTTTCATCATTTTGACGGGATTAGAATCAATTTCAATGGTCGATCCCCACTTTTTAGCATCTATGTTTGCCTTATTAACAATATTTTTATTCGGTTCATAACCATCTGGGGTAGCTATCGCAATATTCATCCCAACTTTAGAGGCGCCTTCTATTAATGAATGACACATATTGTTATTTCCGTCTCCGACAAAGCACATTTTTAACCCTGTTAGCTTCCCTTTATGTTCATAAATCGTTAATAAATCAGCCATTACTTGTGTAGGGTGATGCATATTCGTCAAGCCATTTATGACCGGGACTGATGAATGCTGAGCAAAGGTTTCAATCATTTCATGTTCAAATGTTCGAATCATTAATCCGTCTACATATCTAGAAAGTACCTTTGCTGTATCTTCGATAGTTTCTCCTCTGCCAAGTTGAATATCTTTAGAACTGAGAAAAATGGCATGGCCACCAAGTTGCAGCATCCCTACTTCAAATGAAACTCGGGTACGTGTTGAAGCCTTTTCAAATATCATTCCGAGTACCTTACCATTTAAAACGGAACTCGTTACGCCCGACTTTTGCTCTTTTTTTAATTTAACAGCCTCTTTCATAAGGAAAAAAATCTCATCACTTGATAGATCTCCAATAGTCAAAAAATGGTCGCTATTGATTTTCTTTATTTGTTGTTCAAATGGAATAACACCGTGCATTTTCTATCTTCCTTCCCATTATTTATTCACATTGCTGTATTTATAATCATTCAATGATTTCACTGTGACTTGCTTAGTTTCTTTTAAAGGTACAATCGATTTGAAAGTATCTAAAGAAGTGAAAAGTGGAATGTCATGTTTTAGTGCAAGCTCTCTTATAAAGCTTCCTAATTTTTCTTTGTCCCCCCCTTTTGTAGGTAGGATAACGGCACCAGCAAATTTTTCTTTTTCAAATGCATTACTTACCCTTTGTTTTTCTTTCTCAACTGAAACTGCCGTTATCCCATTTTCATTTAAACTTCTTGCCGTCCCTTCAGTTGCATATATTTTGCAGTGAATCGTTTTTATGAATTGTATAAAATCCTCCTTTTCCCGATCATTGATTGAGCAAAAAATAGCATTCCATTCCATGCCATGCTTATTCACCGCTTTATTTAATGCTTCTTCATAAGTATCTCCTATTCCTAGTATTTCCCCAGTTGACTTCATTTCTGGTCCTAATATCGGGTCAACTTCTTGTAACTTCCTAAAAGAAAAGATGGGTGCTTTAATGGATGTAAATTTCGCCTCTGACGCAATTCCAGTTTGTTCTAAAGACTGGCCAAGTTGGACGGATATCCCAATATCAATAATTGGAACACCAGTAATTTTACTTAAAATTGGCACAGTTCTTGAAGCACGTGGATTCACTTCTAAACAATATATTTGATTTTGATGGATGACAAACTGGATGTTAGCGACTCCAATGACTCCAGCTTCTCTACATATTTTTTTTGTATAATAAAGTAAAAGTTGTTTTTCGCTAGTAGACAACGTTTTTGGTGGGTATACACTTATGCTATCCCCGGAATGGACACCGGCTTTTTCAATATGTTCAAATATACCTGGGATAAAGACATCATTCCCATCACTTATACAGTCCAGTTCACATTCCAAACCAGGGAGGTACTGATCAACTACTAACGGCCAGATTCGTTCATCCGCATATGTCAAGGATGACAAATAGTTCTCCAACTCTTCTTCCTTATAAAGAATCGACATGGATTGGCCACCAATCACAAAGGAGGGACGAATTAATACAGGATAGCCTATATGATTTGCAACATTTTTAACCATTTCATTGCTAAAGGCAATTTCTCCTTTAATATGAGGTATGTTCAATTTATTTAGTAGTTGATAAAACTGCTGCCGATCTTCTAATATATCAATCGATTCTAATGAAGTTCCAAAAATTTCAACTCCTGCATTTACAAGTTCAGCTGCTAAATTTATCGCTGTCTGTCCGCCAAATTGAATAAAAACACCATCGGGTTTTTCTTTTTCAATGATATGAAGTACATCTTCAAAGGTAATCGGCTCAAAGTATAATTTATCGGCTACCGAATAGTCTGTACTGACCGTTTCGGGATTATTATTAACAACAATCGTTTCATATCCTTGTTTTTTTAATGCCAAAATTGCATGTACACAACAATAATCAAACTCAATTCCTTGGCTGATACGAATAGGGCCGGATCCAATAATTAAAGCCTTTTTCTTATTAGTTACATCTACTTCATCCATCCCATTCCAAGTTGAATAATAGTACGGAGTTTGAGCCTCAAATTCTCCTGCACAAGTATCGACCAATTTATAGGATGGAACAAGATGATTCTCTTTTCTTTTTTGCTTTATTTGTTGTTCTTCGCACTTCAGAAGTGAACTAATATATTTGTCACTCATATTCATTTTCTTTGCTTTTTCCAATTGTTCAATCGGAATCTCATCAATCGTATATTGGTTCATTGTTTGTTCAAAATTAATCATGCCTTTCAATTTGTTCAAAAACCAATAATCTATTTTTGTAGAATCGTATAGTTCGTTCATCGGTATTCCTTTTCT encodes:
- the carB gene encoding carbamoyl-phosphate synthase (glutamine-hydrolyzing) large subunit gives rise to the protein MPYNKNIKKVLVIGSGPIVIGQAAEFDYAGTQSCLALKEEGIEVVLLNSNPATIMTDEQIADRIYIEPITVETVEEIIKIEKPDGVIGTLGGQTGLNITVKLHEKNIFEKYNVTLLGTSVDSIQKGEDREKFRELMLQINEPIPESMIVHHVEEGIKFVEKIGFPVIIRPAYTLGGAGGGFANSFEELIPVLQKGLTLSPINQVLVETSIKGWKEIEYEVVRDANDTCIIVCNMENFDPVGVHTGDSIVVAPSQTLSDVQYQVLRNASLKVIRALGVIGGCNIQFALDPKSNQYYIIEVNPRVSRSSALASKATGYPIARIATKCAIGYHLDEIINPVTGTTYASFEPALDYIVVKLPRFPFDKFSEANRQLGTQMKATGETMAIDRTFEGALNKALRSIEYNVDGLSHPYVEQCTDEQLKHYIDEPTDLRLFAIAKAIRKGIPMNELYDSTKIDYWFLNKLKGMINFEQTMNQYTIDEIPIEQLEKAKKMNMSDKYISSLLKCEEQQIKQKRKENHLVPSYKLVDTCAGEFEAQTPYYYSTWNGMDEVDVTNKKKALIIGSGPIRISQGIEFDYCCVHAILALKKQGYETIVVNNNPETVSTDYSVADKLYFEPITFEDVLHIIEKEKPDGVFIQFGGQTAINLAAELVNAGVEIFGTSLESIDILEDRQQFYQLLNKLNIPHIKGEIAFSNEMVKNVANHIGYPVLIRPSFVIGGQSMSILYKEEELENYLSSLTYADERIWPLVVDQYLPGLECELDCISDGNDVFIPGIFEHIEKAGVHSGDSISVYPPKTLSTSEKQLLLYYTKKICREAGVIGVANIQFVIHQNQIYCLEVNPRASRTVPILSKITGVPIIDIGISVQLGQSLEQTGIASEAKFTSIKAPIFSFRKLQEVDPILGPEMKSTGEILGIGDTYEEALNKAVNKHGMEWNAIFCSINDREKEDFIQFIKTIHCKIYATEGTARSLNENGITAVSVEKEKQRVSNAFEKEKFAGAVILPTKGGDKEKLGSFIRELALKHDIPLFTSLDTFKSIVPLKETKQVTVKSLNDYKYSNVNK
- the argF gene encoding ornithine carbamoyltransferase; translated protein: MHGVIPFEQQIKKINSDHFLTIGDLSSDEIFFLMKEAVKLKKEQKSGVTSSVLNGKVLGMIFEKASTRTRVSFEVGMLQLGGHAIFLSSKDIQLGRGETIEDTAKVLSRYVDGLMIRTFEHEMIETFAQHSSVPVINGLTNMHHPTQVMADLLTIYEHKGKLTGLKMCFVGDGNNNMCHSLIEGASKVGMNIAIATPDGYEPNKNIVNKANIDAKKWGSTIEIDSNPVKMMKNADIVVTDVFASMGQEKESNQRLNDFKSYQINENLCKYANKNFIFLHCLPAHRGEEVAAKIIDGPHSVVFDEAENRLHAQKAILKVLMGDTLQKE